The proteins below come from a single Parachlamydiales bacterium genomic window:
- a CDS encoding BTB/POZ domain-containing protein has product MPSIQNNLLAELTEDIAALNFAPSSEPSIIRKFGHVFSFGLIAWNPQLEATIRKISKKLDTFFEKNQSLDHFETTYVTNLIKQLRKLSKENYCDFYTSYDEKIITLIDTVFLKETNISIPFLDKFLKVPKEYYSDFPEKMRRPSPQHEDEILESVLSFTPPINSTLTLKQKELLREFCTQITSNWNLGRPKLMQNVRTFPTAFFEFVIENDLSPRQILPRWFIGELIDSDRLNDLTVSSRLKLLKYKDIHPTFVGHILHNLMHETTIQSISIEEIKTLPWQYQAYFFIHAKDKENLQAIFKSMDPHSEDEVRDFQINAKLFFDCFYEYQSSDVAFLVEALDSENLFCIHFLKMVIHTIISDDPQWHENHFLMQGINKLTPVIFSKIISNSDIEHLKKKSHCYYYNKEYEKRFSLHTDILNAFILRPVSFWTNKHAWAISKEIAKEVSQDVCKPSAQIIEYLESSPELCAFFTKKVSSLSNQIEAQELLNAQELLNAFAPYPWKFCLVMSQVPKGFALLNNLKPVIFPSLANFYKQYPYAEINESLYALKDAAEWKVALEKFDRLESDDCQIISAPILISSEEHAVKSMEIKLIHILGAIQNHWTFDRLLKGLLPTENNERALFYISPKTADILEELFKYNILPSARHDRIARLLVAFAMLNTPAPYLSFHQFFNNPLFSDITIQDSDNKQYFAHRALLALAPDIMKKLTLQKNQVLVLDADEMKRFKAIYRQEVYVSDLPFDINAGKLLCAGNVNENDQPSPEHLLLESFYDVTLQCVDANFKAHKVILAAYSDYFHTMFSNSMAETLLSEIAMPQIHSAIVEVFYKNETLEMEEGQTEEDLNLVIRMFDLVNGGEHYFPLCKPYGIQFPIYRR; this is encoded by the coding sequence ATGCCATCTATTCAAAATAACCTGTTAGCTGAATTAACCGAGGATATTGCTGCATTAAATTTTGCTCCTTCCTCAGAGCCTAGCATTATCCGTAAGTTTGGTCATGTATTTTCTTTTGGGCTAATTGCGTGGAATCCACAGCTCGAAGCCACAATTCGTAAAATTAGTAAGAAACTAGATACTTTTTTTGAAAAGAACCAATCCTTAGATCATTTTGAAACTACTTATGTCACAAATCTCATAAAACAACTCAGAAAATTATCCAAAGAGAATTATTGTGATTTTTATACCTCCTATGATGAAAAAATAATAACTTTAATTGATACAGTGTTTTTAAAAGAAACCAATATTTCTATTCCTTTTCTCGACAAATTCCTAAAAGTTCCTAAAGAATATTATTCCGACTTTCCTGAAAAAATGCGTAGACCTTCTCCTCAACACGAGGATGAAATCTTAGAATCTGTTTTATCCTTTACTCCTCCTATAAATTCTACACTCACATTAAAACAAAAAGAACTACTAAGAGAATTTTGTACTCAAATTACTTCTAACTGGAATTTAGGCAGACCAAAACTTATGCAAAATGTGCGCACATTCCCCACTGCATTTTTTGAGTTCGTTATTGAAAATGACTTAAGTCCTAGACAGATCCTTCCCCGTTGGTTTATAGGTGAGCTTATCGATTCCGATCGTTTGAACGATTTAACGGTCTCTTCTCGCCTTAAACTCTTAAAATATAAAGATATTCATCCTACTTTTGTAGGACATATTTTACACAACTTAATGCATGAAACCACTATTCAATCCATATCAATTGAAGAGATCAAAACCCTCCCTTGGCAATATCAAGCCTATTTTTTCATCCATGCAAAAGATAAAGAGAACCTCCAAGCTATTTTTAAATCTATGGATCCTCATAGCGAAGATGAAGTACGTGATTTTCAGATAAACGCCAAGTTATTCTTTGATTGCTTTTATGAATATCAGTCCTCTGATGTTGCATTCTTAGTAGAAGCTTTGGACAGTGAAAATTTATTTTGTATTCATTTTCTAAAGATGGTCATTCATACGATAATATCTGATGACCCACAGTGGCATGAAAACCATTTTCTAATGCAAGGAATTAATAAATTAACCCCTGTTATTTTCTCAAAAATTATTTCAAACAGTGACATTGAGCATTTGAAAAAGAAAAGTCATTGTTATTATTATAACAAGGAATATGAGAAAAGATTTTCTCTTCATACTGACATATTAAACGCTTTTATTCTCAGACCTGTTTCTTTTTGGACGAATAAACACGCCTGGGCGATATCTAAGGAGATTGCTAAAGAGGTCAGTCAGGATGTTTGCAAACCTTCAGCTCAAATCATTGAATATCTTGAAAGTTCTCCTGAACTCTGTGCTTTTTTTACTAAGAAAGTTTCATCTCTCTCTAATCAAATCGAGGCGCAAGAATTGTTGAATGCACAAGAATTGTTGAATGCATTTGCTCCCTATCCTTGGAAGTTTTGTTTGGTCATGAGTCAAGTACCCAAGGGCTTTGCTCTCCTCAACAATTTAAAGCCTGTAATCTTCCCTTCCCTTGCGAATTTCTACAAACAATATCCATATGCAGAAATTAATGAGAGTCTCTATGCACTTAAAGATGCTGCTGAATGGAAAGTTGCGCTTGAAAAATTTGATCGTTTGGAGAGCGATGATTGTCAAATCATCAGCGCCCCTATATTAATTTCCTCAGAAGAACATGCTGTCAAGAGCATGGAAATAAAATTAATTCATATTCTTGGAGCAATACAAAACCACTGGACATTTGACAGGCTACTAAAAGGTTTATTACCTACCGAAAATAACGAAAGGGCTCTCTTTTACATCTCTCCTAAAACTGCTGACATTCTGGAAGAGCTTTTCAAATATAATATTCTCCCTTCCGCCCGACACGATAGAATTGCTCGGCTGCTTGTAGCTTTCGCGATGTTAAATACTCCTGCCCCCTACCTATCTTTTCATCAGTTTTTTAATAATCCACTTTTCTCCGATATCACAATTCAAGATAGCGATAATAAGCAGTATTTTGCCCACCGCGCTTTATTAGCCCTTGCCCCGGATATAATGAAAAAACTAACACTTCAGAAAAACCAGGTGTTGGTTTTGGATGCGGACGAAATGAAAAGATTTAAAGCTATCTACCGCCAAGAGGTTTATGTTAGTGATTTACCTTTCGATATAAACGCCGGAAAATTGCTCTGTGCGGGTAATGTGAATGAAAATGATCAGCCATCACCAGAACATCTACTTTTAGAATCCTTTTATGATGTTACCTTGCAATGTGTTGACGCGAACTTCAAAGCACATAAAGTTATTTTAGCAGCGTATAGTGACTATTTCCACACTATGTTCTCGAACTCCATGGCTGAAACACTGCTGAGTGAAATAGCTATGCCTCAGATACATTCTGCTATTGTGGAGGTATTCTACAAAAATGAAACGCTCGAAATGGAAGAAGGTCAAACTGAAGAGGATCTTAATCTAGTCATTAGAATGTTTGATTTGGTCAATGGGGGCGAGCACTATTTTCCACTCTGCAAACCTTACGGCATTCAATTTCCCATTTACCGTAGGTAG
- a CDS encoding N-acetylmuramoyl-L-alanine amidase yields MKLREFIPPLILVLLTCSSLWGEKASTYTPNDLSNLGRIKPQVKTIVIDPGHGGKDLGTHSSKTPSYKEKELNLVTARVLQKYLQKLGYRVLMTRSDDSAVDLIERAVFANDCRCDLFVSVHYNSAPNAQASGIEVYFFQSKEKPQRAKASELLGQYILTGVIEQTQAKARGVRKGNFAVIRETTMPAVLIEGGFLTNETERDNILQAVYRRKIALGIAQGIEHYFAAQKLAILEPTAKI; encoded by the coding sequence ATGAAACTACGCGAATTTATTCCTCCATTGATTCTTGTTCTGCTGACTTGTTCAAGTTTATGGGGGGAGAAAGCTTCCACTTATACACCCAATGACCTGTCAAATTTAGGCCGAATCAAGCCTCAAGTTAAGACCATAGTCATTGATCCGGGGCATGGAGGAAAAGATCTGGGAACACATTCGAGTAAGACACCCTCTTATAAAGAAAAAGAGCTCAATCTTGTCACGGCGCGTGTACTTCAAAAATACCTTCAAAAGCTGGGCTATCGCGTTCTAATGACTAGATCCGACGACTCAGCCGTTGATCTCATCGAACGCGCTGTATTCGCCAATGACTGCCGTTGCGACCTGTTTGTCAGTGTCCACTATAATTCAGCTCCCAATGCCCAGGCTAGCGGAATTGAAGTCTATTTCTTCCAAAGCAAAGAGAAACCCCAACGCGCTAAAGCTTCTGAACTCCTAGGGCAATATATCCTTACCGGCGTAATCGAACAAACACAAGCCAAAGCCCGCGGCGTCAGAAAAGGGAATTTTGCCGTGATCAGGGAAACTACTATGCCGGCAGTTCTTATCGAAGGGGGATTTCTTACTAACGAAACCGAAAGGGATAACATTCTTCAAGCGGTGTATCGTAGGAAAATTGCACTAGGAATCGCCCAGGGAATTGAGCATTATTTCGCTGCACAGAAGTTGGCTATCTTAGAACCCACCGCAAAAATATAG
- the gnd gene encoding decarboxylating NADP(+)-dependent phosphogluconate dehydrogenase, with the protein MAQADIGLIGLAVMGQNLALNIHDKGYKIAVFNRTVTKVDDFLKGPAKNSQVIGTHSLPEFVKSLKQPRKIIMMVKAGQAVDELIAELLPLLDKGDILIDGGNSLFTDTNRRTRDLDAKGILFVGAGISGGEEGARNGPSIMPGGNPKAWPHIKEIFQSIAAKVETGEPCCDWVGDEGAGHYVKMVHNGIEYGDIQLICESYQLLKNGVRLDNEQLSHVFASWNEKQLNSYLIEITSHVFRQKDEDGKSVVDQILDVAGQKGTGKWTAINALDLGMPLTLIGEAVFARNLSSLKTERERASKLLKGPQESYKGDSGEFIEHIRQALYASKIISYAQGFMLMHQAAVEYKWNLNYGAVALLWRGGCIIRSQFLGKIKDAYAKNPKLENLLLDDYFVQEISSSQAGWRNAISSAVQMGVPTPCFSSALAFYDGYRSSRLPANLLQALRDYFGAHTYERIDRPRGEYHHTDWINSGTGVSAGSYNA; encoded by the coding sequence ATGGCACAAGCAGATATTGGACTAATAGGTCTCGCAGTAATGGGGCAAAACCTTGCTCTTAACATACATGATAAAGGGTATAAGATTGCTGTATTCAACCGTACAGTCACTAAGGTAGATGATTTCCTAAAAGGCCCCGCAAAAAACTCACAAGTCATCGGCACCCACTCTCTGCCAGAATTTGTAAAATCCCTTAAGCAACCACGCAAGATCATTATGATGGTCAAAGCAGGACAGGCCGTAGATGAACTTATCGCAGAACTTCTTCCTCTTCTTGATAAAGGCGACATCCTAATTGACGGCGGTAACAGTCTTTTTACAGACACGAACCGGCGCACAAGAGATCTGGATGCTAAAGGCATTCTCTTTGTCGGCGCAGGCATATCCGGTGGAGAAGAAGGTGCCCGTAATGGCCCTTCCATCATGCCCGGCGGCAACCCTAAAGCCTGGCCGCATATTAAAGAAATCTTCCAATCCATTGCCGCCAAAGTCGAGACAGGTGAACCCTGCTGCGATTGGGTAGGTGATGAAGGTGCCGGACACTATGTTAAAATGGTCCATAATGGCATTGAATATGGCGATATCCAGCTCATCTGCGAATCCTATCAACTCTTAAAAAATGGCGTTAGACTAGATAACGAGCAGTTATCGCATGTCTTTGCCTCGTGGAATGAGAAGCAGCTCAATAGCTACCTTATCGAGATTACCAGCCATGTGTTCCGTCAGAAAGATGAAGATGGAAAATCAGTTGTAGACCAGATCCTAGATGTGGCAGGTCAGAAAGGCACAGGTAAATGGACTGCGATTAATGCCCTAGATTTAGGTATGCCATTAACACTCATCGGTGAAGCAGTGTTTGCACGCAATCTATCTTCCCTTAAAACAGAGCGTGAAAGGGCTAGCAAACTGCTGAAAGGTCCTCAAGAAAGTTATAAAGGGGACAGCGGCGAATTCATCGAGCATATCCGTCAAGCACTGTACGCCTCGAAGATCATTAGCTATGCTCAAGGGTTCATGCTGATGCACCAAGCTGCTGTGGAATATAAGTGGAACTTAAACTACGGCGCTGTTGCTTTGTTATGGCGTGGAGGCTGCATCATCCGCAGTCAATTTCTCGGTAAAATCAAAGATGCTTATGCAAAAAATCCAAAACTGGAAAACCTTTTGCTCGATGACTACTTCGTCCAAGAAATATCTTCCAGCCAAGCCGGATGGCGTAATGCTATCTCCTCAGCTGTGCAGATGGGTGTACCCACACCTTGCTTTAGCAGTGCGTTAGCCTTCTATGATGGGTACCGTAGTTCTCGTTTGCCAGCAAACCTGCTCCAAGCATTACGCGACTACTTCGGTGCACATACCTATGAGCGCATTGACCGTCCACGTGGCGAATACCACCACACAGACTGGATCAATAGTGGAACAGGGGTCAGCGCCGGATCCTATAACGCTTAG